The sequence below is a genomic window from Oreochromis niloticus isolate F11D_XX linkage group LG3, O_niloticus_UMD_NMBU, whole genome shotgun sequence.
ttttctttttcactttttctctcACAAACTGAGTGCAGGCATCTATGATGCTGTCAGCCTGTTTTTGTGCAGCTATTTTGTAATCTTCTTTTCTAAACAAATTCCAGACACcgtgtttgaatttttttaaaaatccttcaGGTGTATATTTGAAAGGCTCTTTTCCACAATCCTGCAGACTTTTTTGACTTAATAATTCGCATGCATGACTCCCCCTGCGTGACAGATTGTTTCTCAGGTAGTTAGATACGCTGGTGAAGACAtttgttgtcttttgtttggaAAAAGAAAGTTTCTTCAGAGTTTCACTCCACATCTTGTGAAATTCGTTTTCCAGTTCTTTCTCTCCCATTTGGATATTCTTTTTCCGACATTCATCAATTAGTGCACAAACTGCCTCTTCAATCTTTTGTGTATGATTCTTCTTAATTTTATCAAGTTTTATCATTCCCTCTCtgatttctgctgctgctgtgagctGATTAAACACAGTTCTCTTCATTTCACACCGGAGGCTCTTTGCACTGTTTGAGAATTCCTCTCTGTATCCTTCTACAAGATAAACATGACCCTCTGTTTGCTTGAAATACTTTGTCAGATTTTCGAGAAGTCTTGTCTCCCATGTGGACAGCAGGTCAGAGGCTTCCTTTCTCAAAGATGTGAGAAATTCTCCCATGTCAGAAGAACCAGATTTGTCTGCAGTTGTACCAAAATTGGAAATTCGTCTTTCTGCGTTTGTTACCCAGgtgtacatttcttttttgaatTCCCACTCCCATTTGTTGAATTCTGTGCAGAGTCTCATGTATGCATCAGCTACGAGGCTGTTTCTGAAGCTGAAGATGAAGTTTTCATGCTTTACTGCAGTCCACAGACTTGTCATCCACTCTTTAAACTCAGAGATATCATTAGCAGATGACTCATAGTTTCCCAGCAGCTGGATGACGTGTTTCTTGAGCTCATATACAGCCTCACTGTAGCCTGCATTGACTGGTGCCATTGGTGGGTTTCCATTCCAGAGTCCAGGAATGTACCAGTTCCCAGTGTCTGGACTGTACTCCATCACATCAGTGAAGCTCTtgttctcctctttcttttccattttggCTGCTGCCTGGGTCATCTCATTTAACTGTTCCAGGAGCAGTTTCCTGTCTCGTGAGTTCTTCTCATGGGCTGAAACATCGGACACATTCTGGTGAACGAACACACATTTCGGCTTTTTGCCCACCTCCTTCATCCTGAGAAAAGCATGCACAACTATTTGTAGGATGTCCTTCATTTCAGTTGAATTCTCCATTGCAATATTAACAATGGTGACATCACTCAGCCCTATAACAAGTGTAGCAAGCTCATTGTCATGCTCATAGCTGTTGTCCAGTTGTGCAAGTTCTGGTGACTTTAAGCCCTCAGTGTCAATGATCACCATGAAGTCACAGTTTAGGActtttttcatgtcttcattGATTTTGATGAGCAACATAAAGGCACCTCGAGTACATCGACCACTGCTGACTGCAAACTGCACTCCAAACATGGTGTTAAGGAGAGTGGACTTTCCTGTGCTCTGAACTCCAAGAACTGTGACTACCAGGATCTTTCTGTTTGGAGACACCAAGTCACTGAGCTGAGAGAGAACCTCACTCACCCATCTGAGAGGGATGTTGGATGCATCTCCATCTACAAGCTCAAGAGGAAATCCATCAAGCAACAACTCTGCACACAGTTTGGGCAGATGCTGCAGCTGTTGACGTGCTGGATCTGTTTGTGGAAGGGACAGTGAGGCTTCATAGATCTGACCCATTTCACGGAAGAAGTGTTCAGTCCCCAGTGAGCTGTTGGAAATTTGTCTGTCAATCTCCTTTATCTCCTTCTTGTTCTCAGAGTTCttgcatttttctttatatttcatcCGAAGTTCAGACATTTTTGTACGAGACAGGTTATCCAGGTTCATTCGCATCCATTTCAGGAAATAAAACCTCTCTGTTCCTGGGCTTGATATTGCATTAATGAAACATGTCATAGCTGTCGACATGTCATAAGAGTTCTGCTTTTTCCGCAGTTCTTTTTTCTGTAGCTGAAGTTCACTTTTGTGATCTTCAGGACTTTTGGAGCCAACTTTTTTAAGCCGAAATTCTTCCTTCTCTAAGCAGGTCAGTTCTTTCCATATTTCACCTTGCCGAGGAAGGTGATCTTCTTTGTATTTAAGGATGTCTTGAATTTCTGCAGTGATGGCTTCAGCATTTATCTTTGCAATCTGGCACTCTGGAGAGTCTTCATCAACCAGGATTCCCAGTTCATGGGCAATGTCTGCCATCTGCTCTATTGTCACCTTCATCTTTGAGTTTTCAACTACATCTGTGATTGTTTTTCTCAGATCTTTTACCAAGTCTGcatcatttttactttttgtctTAATAATGATGTTTTTAGTCAAGCCCAACTTGGTTGCTACTTCTTTTAAAGCATCTTTACTGAAGCGCTTGCTCTCATAGTTACCCACTAAGCACACCTTTGTCTTATGCTTTTGGTTGCTAAGTAGACTGCACTTAGAGAAATTCAAATGGTCaaagaacacaaaaactgcTGCAGATGTCTGACACAAAAAGGAGTATTGTGTTTCAAATGAAGCAATGTCCCCATGAAGGTTAGCTACAGCCACTGGGTGACTGAAAATATCAATGTTTGTGTTTCCACCAGGAAGATACCAAGTAATTTCAGTCAGTCCGTTGGATATTCTTCTTGGACTGTCACCACACTCCATGTTGTAGTGAACAAAGGTGTCATGGTACTGCTGAGAATTGCTCAGAAGCTTATTGAGAATCTCTGACTTGGACAAGGAGCACTCACCCAGTCTGACAAAAGAGATCATTGGAAGTTCAGAGAGAACGATTCTGTCTTCAATGAAGCCCTTGGATTCTGACAGAGACTGAGGTCTGTACTTTTTAACAATGTCTCTCATGGCCCACAGCATGAGTGTGCACTGATTGGTGTCACAGTTtggaagcagcagaggaacagagAACTGACACATGGACATTTTCAGTGCTATTTCCTGCTGTAGGAAACCATCAGAACACAGAAAGAGAGCAGTGATTATGTCCAGGGGGTTTAGCATATCATCTGCATCTGGGCTCTTAAACAGATCATCAAAATCTAAGTTTGAATCCTGTGATTCATCATCAGAATCTGATTCACACAGTGATTTCACATTTCTAGCTGTCACATTAACCATCATCAGTTTCTTTAGAAAACACCATAGAAGGTCTGAGTTACTCTTGACAGGTTGATCAGTGATGGTCTTCTCATTAATCTCAAGTATTCTGCCAAGTGTTAGCTTCTCTCCGTAGTACTGTTCAATGTCCAGATCCTTCATTAACTTTTCCAGATGAGTCACTgtgaaaataaacacagaaCAGAACATATAGAACAGGGTCATTACTTTTGGTTTAACATTTGAGGGACGTTATTATTACACGTCACAACGAGCTTTCAAACATCAAACTAATATGAACCTAAACAGTACCACAAGCAAGGCAGTTTATTAACTACCATGGAATGACGGatgaaaagagatgaaagaggcAAAACTGTGTGCCAAAGTCAGAGGTTGAAGTGGTCAgtggttctttttgtttttttggcacacaacttctcatttaatgttttttctttattacttatattttagattcatcaAAATAGTTTccctttgtttttattactgGTTTGCACAATCTTGGCActctctcaatgagcttcatgaggtcgtcaccaGAAATGGTTTTTTGTTGGCccctttgccttcactctgcagtccatCTCCATCTCATCCCACTTTATCCTCTTTCCTactcatttttttgtttataagCAAACTCACCTTCTACAACAGATGCAACAGAAAATAgagctattttttattttccttctttttctctgattCAAGCTGAGTACATTGATTAGAATAAAAACTTACACTGAAATAACATTTGTATTCCCATCTACTAttattttattctgacattAAGTCTCTTCTCATGTTTGTTTCTCAGGTAGAGCAATGATGTTCCTGGTTCCAACTGACCTGGGGTATATTTAGTGATCTAAAAGTGTCAGAAACCAAAAAATTCCACTACAGCGGTGTTCTTTACATCTCACAGATCATGGTTCAATGAAGAATTATCAcccatttttcatttaaaaaaaaggcttttaaaactttttttaaaatgtactttGGAAGGACCTTcaaacaaatacaataatttttcatgacattgattttttttaattatttttttattttatattttacaatacttgtttacttattttacttttttaatggAATAATTTTTCAGATCTCTCTCCCATCTCACAGCACTTGTCTCTCAATCATCAAATCGTATTACTCTGGAAAAAGTACAAAGTCTCCAGAGACACTAtggcaaaaacaaaatatgccTCTGCGTCCCACAGACTGGCTGTTAATTCATCCATTGACTTATGGACCCAAGCCAGCACGAGAACCCCAAATATCCATTCTTCCAATTCTCTCCCAAAAAACACCTTCTTTTTAGATTAGCCATTCGAGAATGATTTTCTGTATTGAGTTGGGCATGAACAGCTCAAAAGCTGACTGATGTCTGTCACACGAGTCACTGCCATTCATGCTGGCCCTggcattgtttttattatattttgtgcaGACAGTTTTGCCTGATGTGTATTTGAGGATGATGACCACTATATTCCACCATTTTCAGATGTGATTGTCTTGCTTGGAGGGATATGGATAGCAGTTTCCTTATTTGGTTTAGAATCATTAGATTCAGAATTAACTTCAAGATGGTCTTCATCTTCAGACACATGTTCCTCCTCTATGATCAAAGCTGAGTTCCAGAGCCTCCAGGGCTGTCAACTGtttatgtctgtctgtgtttgtgctcgGAGTCTCACAATTTCAAAGAAACGAGCAGTGTTGGGTCAAATTGACCAGCGCGTGTGTTGATTACAGTTTTAAAGCCAAGTATAACACATTTCAAATTCAAAAATACTTGAGACACTGAAGCtgtacttcaacttttactagagtattttttaacactagtatctgtacttctacttaagtacagaatgtctgtacttttttaagtattttgtggtttgcttcatttttcaacaGCTATGACTCGCCTCTTTTGCTTACCTTTGTTTCCAGATGTCTCAACAGACTGGCCTTTGAGGTCGTCCATTTCATCAGAGCCTGAATAATGTCCTCTGGTCTCACGATTCTGTGTGTGGAGCAGTTCATGTAGTTAGTCTCAGTTGTTGTTAATGGAAAAAATCATTTTGCTTAAAGCTGCAAGCCGGCAACACGTCAGTTTGTGCAGTTCTGCAGAACAAACAAATTGTATAAAGCTGATTACTAACACCCATATAACACCAGGCTGAAGATGGTGTTGCGAGAAGGATGTTACGTTTAATAAATGCATTTCTActgttggcttcattttaaaaaacaattatgagtccctcgctataatgcggttcacctttcgcagcctcgctgtttcactgattttgtttgtgcaattctgcatgcttttttttttgcttttttttttttaaacagtggattatgttctgtgtcctgattgattgacaat
It includes:
- the LOC100709289 gene encoding up-regulator of cell proliferation-like isoform X1 — encoded protein: MENRETRGHYSGSDEMDDLKGQSVETSGNKVTHLEKLMKDLDIEQYYGEKLTLGRILEINEKTITDQPVKSNSDLLWCFLKKLMMVNVTARNVKSLCESDSDDESQDSNLDFDDLFKSPDADDMLNPLDIITALFLCSDGFLQQEIALKMSMCQFSVPLLLPNCDTNQCTLMLWAMRDIVKKYRPQSLSESKGFIEDRIVLSELPMISFVRLGECSLSKSEILNKLLSNSQQYHDTFVHYNMECGDSPRRISNGLTEITWYLPGGNTNIDIFSHPVAVANLHGDIASFETQYSFLCQTSAAVFVFFDHLNFSKCSLLSNQKHKTKVCLVGNYESKRFSKDALKEVATKLGLTKNIIIKTKSKNDADLVKDLRKTITDVVENSKMKVTIEQMADIAHELGILVDEDSPECQIAKINAEAITAEIQDILKYKEDHLPRQGEIWKELTCLEKEEFRLKKVGSKSPEDHKSELQLQKKELRKKQNSYDMSTAMTCFINAISSPGTERFYFLKWMRMNLDNLSRTKMSELRMKYKEKCKNSENKKEIKEIDRQISNSSLGTEHFFREMGQIYEASLSLPQTDPARQQLQHLPKLCAELLLDGFPLELVDGDASNIPLRWVSEVLSQLSDLVSPNRKILVVTVLGVQSTGKSTLLNTMFGVQFAVSSGRCTRGAFMLLIKINEDMKKVLNCDFMVIIDTEGLKSPELAQLDNSYEHDNELATLVIGLSDVTIVNIAMENSTEMKDILQIVVHAFLRMKEVGKKPKCVFVHQNVSDVSAHEKNSRDRKLLLEQLNEMTQAAAKMEKKEENKSFTDVMEYSPDTGNWYIPGLWNGNPPMAPVNAGYSEAVYELKKHVIQLLGNYESSANDISEFKEWMTSLWTAVKHENFIFSFRNSLVADAYMRLCTEFNKWEWEFKKEMYTWVTNAERRISNFGTTADKSGSSDMGEFLTSLRKEASDLLSTWETRLLENLTKYFKQTEGHVYLVEGYREEFSNSAKSLRCEMKRTVFNQLTAAAEIREGMIKLDKIKKNHTQKIEEAVCALIDECRKKNIQMGEKELENEFHKMWSETLKKLSFSKQKTTNVFTSVSNYLRNNLSRRGSHACELLSQKSLQDCGKEPFKYTPEGFLKKFKHGVWNLFRKEDYKIAAQKQADSIIDACTQFVREKVKKKSNYSETYIQEILHMIDEKLQKNKDVNKDIEFEVSLKQHICGFAAREFQKMHEDFIQANDPYRCLMKNKEKFRDDFIDVFHERDQCQKKAEEFTNRCLKPAVEDFISQSLGLDVIGEMLTCEQFSTRMSFQYSVLLDLLSKDDFKNYVSYIDSYEKYVKMWIHKQIVEHFSTVSTMSEFEDQRLQSCIIRINGAINKAKTGKSDDLKTFVEDICKELGDKLVISQDALGAFMILNNADKEQFAHWLTVSVNNMAQDLRTEFQKLNFEVKLKQLKMNPQNELFNKLVGCGKQCPFCKAPCDAGGGGHTEHFASLHQPQGLGNCRWDTTKKLVTDICSSLVISGAQFQCSATNNKFHPYKRYKEIFPDWKIPPDVSLEASDYWKFIMAKYNNDFAKKCSAIPADIPSAWKQITRDQAEKSLKESFHS
- the LOC100709289 gene encoding up-regulator of cell proliferation-like isoform X2 yields the protein MDDLKGQSVETSGNKVTHLEKLMKDLDIEQYYGEKLTLGRILEINEKTITDQPVKSNSDLLWCFLKKLMMVNVTARNVKSLCESDSDDESQDSNLDFDDLFKSPDADDMLNPLDIITALFLCSDGFLQQEIALKMSMCQFSVPLLLPNCDTNQCTLMLWAMRDIVKKYRPQSLSESKGFIEDRIVLSELPMISFVRLGECSLSKSEILNKLLSNSQQYHDTFVHYNMECGDSPRRISNGLTEITWYLPGGNTNIDIFSHPVAVANLHGDIASFETQYSFLCQTSAAVFVFFDHLNFSKCSLLSNQKHKTKVCLVGNYESKRFSKDALKEVATKLGLTKNIIIKTKSKNDADLVKDLRKTITDVVENSKMKVTIEQMADIAHELGILVDEDSPECQIAKINAEAITAEIQDILKYKEDHLPRQGEIWKELTCLEKEEFRLKKVGSKSPEDHKSELQLQKKELRKKQNSYDMSTAMTCFINAISSPGTERFYFLKWMRMNLDNLSRTKMSELRMKYKEKCKNSENKKEIKEIDRQISNSSLGTEHFFREMGQIYEASLSLPQTDPARQQLQHLPKLCAELLLDGFPLELVDGDASNIPLRWVSEVLSQLSDLVSPNRKILVVTVLGVQSTGKSTLLNTMFGVQFAVSSGRCTRGAFMLLIKINEDMKKVLNCDFMVIIDTEGLKSPELAQLDNSYEHDNELATLVIGLSDVTIVNIAMENSTEMKDILQIVVHAFLRMKEVGKKPKCVFVHQNVSDVSAHEKNSRDRKLLLEQLNEMTQAAAKMEKKEENKSFTDVMEYSPDTGNWYIPGLWNGNPPMAPVNAGYSEAVYELKKHVIQLLGNYESSANDISEFKEWMTSLWTAVKHENFIFSFRNSLVADAYMRLCTEFNKWEWEFKKEMYTWVTNAERRISNFGTTADKSGSSDMGEFLTSLRKEASDLLSTWETRLLENLTKYFKQTEGHVYLVEGYREEFSNSAKSLRCEMKRTVFNQLTAAAEIREGMIKLDKIKKNHTQKIEEAVCALIDECRKKNIQMGEKELENEFHKMWSETLKKLSFSKQKTTNVFTSVSNYLRNNLSRRGSHACELLSQKSLQDCGKEPFKYTPEGFLKKFKHGVWNLFRKEDYKIAAQKQADSIIDACTQFVREKVKKKSNYSETYIQEILHMIDEKLQKNKDVNKDIEFEVSLKQHICGFAAREFQKMHEDFIQANDPYRCLMKNKEKFRDDFIDVFHERDQCQKKAEEFTNRCLKPAVEDFISQSLGLDVIGEMLTCEQFSTRMSFQYSVLLDLLSKDDFKNYVSYIDSYEKYVKMWIHKQIVEHFSTVSTMSEFEDQRLQSCIIRINGAINKAKTGKSDDLKTFVEDICKELGDKLVISQDALGAFMILNNADKEQFAHWLTVSVNNMAQDLRTEFQKLNFEVKLKQLKMNPQNELFNKLVGCGKQCPFCKAPCDAGGGGHTEHFASLHQPQGLGNCRWDTTKKLVTDICSSLVISGAQFQCSATNNKFHPYKRYKEIFPDWKIPPDVSLEASDYWKFIMAKYNNDFAKKCSAIPADIPSAWKQITRDQAEKSLKESFHS